Proteins found in one Solitalea lacus genomic segment:
- a CDS encoding DcaP family trimeric outer membrane transporter, whose translation MRKYWLTLLVNFICLSLFAQQVQKTVFEISAQVMTDMGYNFNQVNPDYFDVMRPTQLPAFKNQYGTDGNVYFGVRQSMLDFKSFTPTRLGKLMTRLTFDLFGVANDAGRTTFHMLYAYVELGMVGFGHNWSLFCDFDGYPNTIEYWGPVGMSLCKNVQLRFIPLNGANRLAFALERPGASADQGIYSDRIELQDVDPKFELPDLSAEFRMTRKWGYAELAGLVRKIEWVDQGTQPFNLGGKAVGWGLNLSTNLKLGKKSVFLGQAIVGEGIENYMNDAPTDIGIKNQLGNVNSPVKGVALPLYSYSAYLNHQWNKQFSSIIGYSSIVIDNSDGQSAQAFRIGRYASTNLLYYPVPNLTAGVELQWINRENFNDGWKTSATKIQISLRYFFSKVFVLHKEE comes from the coding sequence ATGAGGAAGTACTGGTTGACCCTTCTTGTAAATTTTATTTGTCTGAGCCTTTTTGCACAGCAGGTACAAAAAACTGTATTTGAAATCTCGGCTCAGGTAATGACTGATATGGGTTATAACTTTAATCAAGTTAATCCCGATTACTTCGATGTAATGCGTCCTACACAATTGCCGGCATTTAAAAATCAATACGGTACCGACGGTAATGTCTATTTTGGTGTACGTCAGTCTATGCTGGATTTTAAAAGTTTTACACCGACGCGTTTGGGTAAATTAATGACCCGTTTAACATTTGACTTATTTGGTGTGGCAAATGATGCCGGTCGTACGACATTTCATATGCTTTACGCTTATGTGGAGTTAGGCATGGTAGGTTTTGGTCACAACTGGAGCTTGTTTTGCGATTTTGACGGGTATCCAAATACGATTGAATACTGGGGGCCGGTAGGTATGTCTTTGTGTAAAAACGTCCAGTTACGTTTTATTCCACTTAATGGCGCCAATCGGCTGGCTTTTGCACTTGAACGCCCAGGAGCAAGTGCTGACCAAGGCATATACAGTGACAGGATTGAGCTACAAGATGTAGATCCAAAGTTTGAATTACCCGATTTGTCAGCAGAATTTCGTATGACACGTAAATGGGGCTATGCTGAGTTAGCAGGGCTAGTTCGTAAAATTGAATGGGTTGACCAAGGCACTCAGCCTTTTAATCTCGGAGGAAAAGCCGTAGGATGGGGACTTAACCTAAGCACTAATCTTAAATTAGGAAAGAAAAGTGTATTTCTGGGACAAGCAATCGTTGGGGAAGGAATTGAGAATTATATGAACGATGCACCGACAGATATAGGAATCAAAAATCAATTAGGGAATGTTAATTCACCTGTTAAAGGAGTTGCATTGCCACTTTACAGTTACTCCGCTTACCTTAATCATCAATGGAATAAACAGTTCAGCAGCATAATTGGCTATTCATCAATAGTTATTGATAATTCAGACGGACAAAGTGCTCAAGCCTTTCGTATAGGTCGCTATGCTAGTACCAATTTATTGTATTACCCAGTGCCTAATCTTACTGCAGGTGTTGAACTGCAGTGGATTAATCGTGAAAATTTTAACGACGGATGGAAAACATCTGCCACTAAAATTCAAATTAGCCTTAGATATTTTTTTAGTAAAGTCTTTGTACTACATAAGGAAGAATAG
- a CDS encoding FAD-binding oxidoreductase codes for MKELETTTINDFKTNFQGDVLLSSDVGYDEARQIWNAMIDRKPRLIARCKSPEDVVQAVKFGLQHNLLISIRGGGHNIAGNAVCDDGLMIDLSLMKSVVVDPNTRRAIVEPGCTLADFDKVAQAHGLATPLGINSTTGVAGLTLGGGFGWLSRKYGMTVDNLLSANVVMADGNLVRASETENSDLFWGLRGGGGNFGIVTSFEFQLHPVGPNVLSGLIVFPFDEAKSVLTQFARFTETMPNELNVWMVTRKAPPLPFLSENVHGKEIIALALCYLGDPVEGEKLIDPLRGFGTVLGEHIGVQPFTAWQQAFDPLLTRGARNYWKSHNFSRISEGVIDNIIEYASKLPSSQCEIFIGTIGGQTAQVAPEAMAYSCRDANYVMNVHGRWESAPEDESCIAWSREFFAKTQPFASGGAYINFLTQDEAERISFAYGSTYKRLVELKRKYDPMNLFRMNQNINPA; via the coding sequence ATGAAGGAGCTAGAAACAACAACTATCAACGATTTTAAAACGAACTTTCAGGGCGATGTACTTTTATCTTCAGATGTAGGGTATGACGAAGCACGCCAGATCTGGAACGCTATGATCGATCGCAAACCCCGACTGATTGCCCGCTGCAAATCACCAGAAGATGTCGTCCAGGCCGTTAAGTTCGGTCTTCAACATAATCTGCTCATTTCCATTCGGGGGGGAGGGCACAACATTGCCGGTAATGCCGTCTGTGATGATGGCCTTATGATCGACCTTTCATTGATGAAGAGCGTAGTGGTAGATCCGAATACCCGAAGGGCAATTGTTGAACCTGGCTGCACCCTAGCCGACTTCGATAAGGTTGCGCAGGCTCATGGTCTTGCCACTCCGTTGGGTATCAACTCAACTACTGGTGTTGCCGGACTCACACTCGGCGGCGGCTTTGGTTGGTTGAGCCGGAAATACGGTATGACCGTCGATAATCTCCTCTCAGCAAATGTCGTTATGGCCGATGGTAATCTAGTACGAGCGAGCGAAACGGAGAATTCTGACCTTTTCTGGGGTTTGCGTGGTGGCGGTGGGAATTTCGGTATTGTCACTAGCTTTGAGTTTCAACTTCATCCCGTTGGACCAAACGTATTGAGCGGACTTATTGTCTTTCCTTTCGACGAGGCAAAGTCTGTTCTTACACAGTTCGCCCGTTTTACTGAGACGATGCCGAATGAACTTAATGTGTGGATGGTTACTCGAAAGGCCCCTCCACTTCCGTTTCTGTCAGAAAATGTTCATGGGAAGGAGATAATTGCACTTGCCTTGTGTTACCTAGGTGACCCTGTTGAGGGAGAAAAGCTGATAGACCCACTGCGCGGCTTTGGCACGGTTCTAGGCGAGCATATCGGTGTGCAACCTTTCACTGCCTGGCAGCAAGCTTTCGACCCGCTCCTTACTCGAGGTGCGCGCAACTATTGGAAGTCCCATAATTTCAGTCGTATCAGTGAGGGTGTGATCGACAATATTATCGAATATGCAAGCAAGCTGCCGTCATCGCAGTGTGAAATCTTTATTGGTACGATTGGGGGCCAAACAGCCCAAGTAGCGCCTGAAGCGATGGCATATTCATGCCGAGATGCTAATTACGTAATGAACGTTCATGGCCGCTGGGAGTCGGCCCCTGAGGATGAAAGTTGCATAGCTTGGTCGCGCGAATTCTTCGCCAAGACTCAACCGTTCGCCAGTGGAGGAGCGTACATCAACTTTCTCACCCAGGACGAAGCTGAGCGAATTTCGTTTGCCTATGGTTCTACATACAAACGCTTAGTGGAACTCAAGAGGAAATATGACCCGATGAATCTTTTTCGGATGAATCAGAATATCAATCCGGCATGA
- a CDS encoding alpha/beta hydrolase — translation MVISSSTKAQQQILLYNHSVPNSKSSAIAEISEVGADGNLRIRNVTQPTLTVFRPADEKANGTAVIICPGGGYGLLAFSHEGTDVARLLNDWGITAFVLKYRLPSDEIMVDKSIGPLQDAQRAIQLVRARAKDWKLNVNSIGVMGFSAGGHLAASLATHFGRAFIDNPDKINLKPNFMILAYPVISFSKEIGHAGSRIALLGPEPTGEQIKLFSNEQQVSSETPPAFIMHALDDKGVSVANSTAFMGALEHNNVKFEKYFYEKGGHGFGLVNRASTIAWTAYLQNWMVKNKWIHVNSASAN, via the coding sequence ATGGTAATTTCGTCTAGTACCAAGGCTCAGCAACAAATTTTACTTTATAACCATTCAGTTCCCAATTCAAAATCTTCGGCAATTGCTGAAATAAGCGAAGTTGGAGCAGATGGAAACCTTAGAATTAGGAATGTAACCCAGCCAACGCTGACCGTTTTTCGTCCGGCCGATGAAAAAGCGAATGGCACCGCAGTAATTATTTGTCCCGGTGGTGGTTATGGATTGCTGGCATTTAGTCACGAAGGGACAGATGTAGCCAGGTTACTCAATGATTGGGGAATAACAGCTTTCGTGCTGAAATACCGTTTGCCCAGTGATGAAATTATGGTAGATAAAAGTATTGGTCCGCTACAGGATGCCCAACGGGCAATTCAATTGGTTCGAGCGCGGGCAAAGGACTGGAAACTTAATGTAAACAGTATTGGAGTAATGGGGTTTAGTGCAGGTGGGCATTTGGCCGCGTCGTTAGCAACGCATTTTGGTAGAGCTTTTATCGATAATCCTGATAAAATTAACCTGAAACCCAATTTTATGATTTTAGCCTATCCGGTAATCAGTTTCAGTAAGGAAATAGGCCATGCCGGCAGCCGGATAGCATTGTTGGGTCCTGAACCCACAGGAGAGCAAATAAAACTGTTTAGTAATGAACAGCAAGTCAGTAGCGAAACGCCGCCTGCGTTTATTATGCATGCACTTGATGATAAAGGCGTGTCGGTTGCTAACAGTACCGCCTTTATGGGGGCTTTGGAGCATAATAATGTTAAGTTTGAAAAATACTTTTATGAAAAAGGCGGACATGGTTTCGGCTTGGTTAATCGGGCAAGTACCATTGCATGGACCGCTTACCTCCAAAATTGGATGGTTAAAAACAAATGGATTCATGTCAATTCCGCTTCCGCCAATTGA
- a CDS encoding S8 family peptidase, with translation MPESVQLPHLQINGYKTDEPYRYPRLVNIQSRLVERDRAAHGARILNQLNNIKARFEELQAVQLPQNVERDEAIYVEFVSEWSYPLKFESLYDSRENYQLLKISNEVIENQERYRVLVMLKKGGISHFIKAVEKYLDESRDRIKIDENGNETRRTPSNNALLANVELIQLASLEAFWSDAPEKPFPNVEQEVWWEVWFRKTSNDDEKMLKVLNNLNSIGAQITNSDIIFPEHTIRLIKASAIQLSRSLMLLDNLSELRSPQELPEFITDEEITTQDKETWLQDLINRTDNRISETPVVICLVDTGVNNRHPLLSPFLPDDRLFTLKDGWGKYDSWSGGGHGTGMASLAVYGDLTEALASPERIQIFHGLESFKLIQRDVINEPELYGSITKSACYTPASSNPQNPRVYCMAICDPDFAFKGRPSSWSAAIDKIIVGEPNNQLDPPQIFVVSGGNVHIEGHNEYPSKNEIESIHDPGQSYNAITVGSYTRKERLSAEEQNNGFSALAPYGAMSPSSSTSLFWDSQWPNKPDVVMEGGNRATNGTFTFLSNNLRLLSTHNNGAKIFQSFGDTSGAAALASKMAAEIMTKYPNLWPETIRGLMIHSADWTSAMLGNGRVEQFTEPRKRALLRTVGYGVPVLSKALYSASNSLTIIAEREIQPFLQNNNNDPKYNEYHLFKLPWPVEVLRDVLYTNDVKLTVTLSYYIEPNPGNRRYSNSFQYHSHALDFIAIKPNESLDIFKRRISSASEQEEMEESIDTSGEPWVLKRLRNKGSIKKDFIVMSGADLSTRNIIAVFPKNGWYKTRKKLGKANTKVRYSLIVSLETPRTEVDIYTPVQTQISIENIVEIPINV, from the coding sequence ATGCCAGAATCAGTACAACTACCTCACCTCCAAATTAATGGATATAAAACCGATGAGCCGTATCGATACCCTCGATTGGTAAACATTCAATCTAGATTAGTTGAGCGTGATAGAGCTGCTCATGGAGCAAGAATATTAAATCAGCTTAATAATATTAAAGCACGATTTGAGGAATTGCAAGCAGTGCAACTTCCTCAAAATGTTGAACGAGATGAAGCCATTTATGTAGAATTTGTTTCAGAGTGGAGTTATCCTTTAAAATTTGAAAGTTTATATGATTCTCGAGAGAATTATCAACTTTTAAAGATATCTAATGAAGTGATAGAAAATCAAGAGAGATATCGGGTTCTGGTAATGCTTAAAAAGGGAGGGATTAGTCATTTTATTAAAGCAGTTGAGAAATATTTAGATGAAAGTAGGGACAGAATAAAAATAGATGAAAATGGTAACGAAACACGTAGAACTCCATCCAACAATGCATTATTAGCAAATGTTGAATTAATTCAATTAGCATCTCTTGAAGCATTCTGGAGTGATGCACCAGAAAAACCTTTTCCAAATGTTGAGCAAGAAGTTTGGTGGGAAGTGTGGTTTAGAAAAACTTCCAATGATGATGAAAAGATGCTCAAAGTTCTTAATAATCTTAATTCAATAGGAGCTCAAATTACTAACTCTGATATAATTTTCCCTGAGCATACGATAAGATTAATCAAAGCTTCGGCAATACAACTTTCTCGGTCCTTAATGTTGCTGGATAATCTCTCGGAATTGAGATCACCACAAGAGTTACCAGAGTTTATCACGGATGAAGAAATTACAACTCAAGATAAAGAAACGTGGCTGCAAGATTTAATTAATCGAACGGATAACAGAATCTCTGAAACGCCTGTGGTTATTTGCCTAGTTGATACAGGAGTTAATAATCGACACCCTCTTTTAAGCCCTTTTCTTCCTGACGACAGATTATTTACATTGAAAGATGGCTGGGGAAAATATGATAGTTGGAGTGGAGGTGGACATGGAACAGGAATGGCAAGTTTAGCTGTTTATGGAGACTTAACGGAGGCGTTGGCTTCTCCTGAGCGAATACAAATATTTCATGGATTAGAATCATTTAAATTAATTCAGAGGGATGTAATTAATGAACCTGAATTATATGGTAGTATAACAAAATCAGCGTGCTATACTCCAGCAAGTTCGAATCCTCAAAATCCAAGAGTCTATTGTATGGCAATTTGTGACCCAGATTTTGCATTTAAAGGACGCCCTTCCTCTTGGTCTGCTGCCATTGATAAAATTATTGTTGGAGAGCCAAATAATCAATTGGACCCACCGCAAATATTTGTTGTTAGCGGAGGCAACGTCCATATTGAGGGACATAATGAATATCCAAGTAAAAATGAAATTGAATCAATTCATGATCCGGGTCAATCTTATAATGCAATTACTGTAGGCTCATATACAAGAAAAGAAAGATTAAGTGCCGAAGAACAAAACAACGGGTTTTCAGCATTAGCTCCATATGGAGCTATGTCGCCTTCTTCTTCAACTTCATTATTTTGGGATTCCCAATGGCCAAATAAACCAGACGTTGTTATGGAAGGTGGAAACAGGGCAACCAATGGAACATTTACATTCCTTAGCAATAATCTAAGGTTATTAAGTACCCATAATAATGGGGCTAAAATTTTTCAATCATTTGGAGATACTAGTGGAGCTGCGGCATTGGCCTCAAAAATGGCTGCTGAAATAATGACTAAATACCCGAATTTATGGCCTGAAACTATTAGGGGTTTGATGATACACTCAGCAGATTGGACAAGTGCAATGTTGGGAAATGGGAGAGTCGAACAATTTACTGAACCAAGAAAGAGAGCTTTATTACGCACAGTTGGCTATGGAGTTCCTGTTTTGTCCAAAGCATTATATAGTGCTTCAAATTCATTGACTATAATTGCAGAAAGAGAAATACAGCCTTTCTTACAGAATAATAATAATGATCCGAAATATAATGAATACCATCTTTTTAAACTTCCTTGGCCAGTTGAAGTGTTAAGAGATGTTTTATATACTAATGATGTTAAACTTACTGTAACTTTATCTTATTACATTGAACCTAATCCAGGAAACAGGAGATATTCCAATAGTTTTCAGTATCATTCTCATGCATTAGATTTCATTGCTATAAAACCGAATGAATCTCTTGACATTTTTAAACGTAGGATTTCCTCCGCTTCTGAGCAAGAAGAAATGGAAGAAAGTATAGATACAAGTGGTGAACCCTGGGTTTTAAAAAGGCTTAGAAATAAAGGGTCGATTAAAAAGGACTTTATAGTGATGTCAGGAGCGGATCTTTCAACTAGAAATATCATTGCAGTGTTCCCTAAAAATGGATGGTATAAAACAAGAAAGAAATTAGGAAAAGCAAATACCAAAGTGAGGTATAGTCTAATAGTCTCTCTTGAAACACCAAGAACAGAGGTTGATATTTATACTCCTGTACAAACTCAAATATCAATTGAAAACATAGTCGAAATCCCAATTAATGTTTAA
- a CDS encoding AAA family ATPase — translation MAASDQIKSLIKSFGDGDDERFFSSAIQIAASEARQGHTTIAQELKELIDRARKNRSLSFVGRNKTISISQPKRELNELIDVFQPQLKLDDMILDTHVQSALERLIAEQQKWEIIRQHNLSPRRKILLIGPPGCGKTMTAQAIAGELGIPVFIIRLDGLMSKFMGESISKLRQIFDAMPDYRGVYLFDEFDSIGSHRNQGQDVGEIKRVLNSFLINIEKDHSNSIIIAATNLPESLDKALFRRFDDIVTYPLPGKAEIVSTIKKNTSGFSFDTKINYKQVSEIAEGLNYSDIVKACEESIKEMILSENNVLNKDYFIALLRKRKS, via the coding sequence ATGGCAGCATCTGATCAAATAAAAAGCTTAATCAAATCGTTTGGAGATGGGGACGATGAACGTTTTTTTTCTTCTGCAATACAAATAGCGGCATCAGAGGCCCGTCAAGGTCATACTACAATTGCTCAAGAGCTAAAAGAATTGATTGATAGGGCTAGAAAGAACAGATCATTATCTTTTGTTGGTCGGAATAAAACCATTTCAATTTCTCAACCAAAACGGGAACTTAATGAACTTATTGATGTTTTTCAGCCTCAGCTAAAGCTCGATGATATGATTTTGGATACGCATGTTCAGAGTGCGTTGGAAAGGTTAATAGCAGAACAGCAAAAGTGGGAAATAATCAGGCAGCACAATCTTTCTCCTAGAAGAAAAATACTTTTGATAGGTCCACCGGGTTGTGGTAAAACAATGACAGCACAAGCAATAGCTGGTGAACTTGGAATTCCTGTTTTTATAATTCGGTTAGATGGGTTGATGTCAAAATTCATGGGAGAATCTATTTCTAAGTTAAGGCAGATATTTGATGCAATGCCTGATTATAGAGGAGTATACTTATTTGACGAATTTGACTCGATTGGGTCTCATCGTAATCAAGGACAAGATGTTGGAGAAATTAAAAGGGTATTAAACAGTTTTTTAATTAACATCGAGAAGGATCATAGTAATAGTATTATAATTGCTGCAACAAATCTACCAGAGTCCCTAGATAAAGCACTGTTTAGACGTTTCGATGATATAGTTACTTACCCTTTGCCCGGTAAGGCAGAGATTGTTTCAACTATAAAGAAAAACACTTCAGGATTCTCTTTTGATACTAAAATCAACTACAAACAAGTTTCCGAAATCGCAGAGGGTTTAAATTATTCAGATATTGTAAAAGCTTGCGAAGAATCAATTAAAGAAATGATTCTTAGTGAAAATAATGTTTTAAATAAGGACTATTTTATAGCCTTATTAAGGAAGAGAAAATCATAG
- a CDS encoding JAB domain-containing protein gives MKNSQVNTISMVSEISLRYNPKVKASDMKTVHSSKDAYTIFKGHWDDGLIGFLEEFKILLLKRSHKVIGIYQVSLGGVSGTVVDAKIIFAAALLSHASAIILCHNHPSGTLSPSQQDIQLTKQLKEAGRVLNIEILDHLIITSDSYYSFGDEGLL, from the coding sequence ATGAAAAATTCACAGGTTAACACTATTTCTATGGTTTCCGAAATCTCTTTACGGTATAACCCAAAAGTAAAGGCATCAGATATGAAAACCGTTCATTCATCAAAAGACGCTTACACAATTTTTAAAGGGCATTGGGATGACGGATTGATAGGATTTTTGGAAGAATTCAAGATTCTCTTATTAAAGCGCAGTCATAAGGTAATCGGGATTTATCAGGTTTCCTTGGGTGGGGTTTCAGGAACAGTGGTAGATGCGAAGATCATCTTTGCTGCTGCATTGTTATCGCATGCATCTGCTATTATCCTTTGTCACAATCACCCTTCTGGGACATTAAGTCCAAGTCAACAGGATATTCAACTAACTAAGCAGCTTAAAGAAGCCGGAAGGGTGTTGAATATTGAGATATTGGATCATTTGATAATAACGAGTGATAGTTATTACAGTTTTGGAGATGAGGGGCTTTTATAG
- a CDS encoding ISL3 family transposase: protein MIPSFILPANVQLKADAISSEPGVLHICASVCQPCSTCPICSKKSNRIHSRYSRKLLDLPVSGHLARVKLKARKYFCDNPACHRKIFTERFDSEIKPYYRRMLRSNDLLARMALELGGNTGATISRYVGIPVSPSTVLRVVKKLEIQSKTLTSGIIGVDDWAFKKGRTYGTVLVDLERKEVIDLLPDRESETLAEWLKKHPEIKTVSRDRYGPYALGVKKGAPQAHQVADRFHLLMNLGEAVKRVIQSKGKELKEVFNLYNNPQKEHAPAAPRPQPVQCTPELETSGDSVANISIDRQHKFEQVKKLYNAGYSIRQIAKTVNVSRTTTQKYVHMEQLPKRESCTITNLDAFLDFLLQENNRGKTYRELHQIITQMGFNGKYSQFCFKMNKMQPSFRAKKINPTPIKTWSPTKLSFMLYLEPDQLPRKDDQDFLKLLYEKCPDIKQMEQLVKSFKNLFLLKEDGSLMKWIDETAKSECGLKNFAKNILKDYEAVNNAVITPFSNGQVEGQVNRIKNIKRKMYGRASFELLRKMVLAKSA, encoded by the coding sequence ATGATACCATCATTTATTCTCCCTGCTAACGTACAGCTAAAAGCTGATGCCATTTCTTCTGAACCTGGAGTATTGCACATTTGTGCATCGGTTTGTCAGCCCTGCTCTACCTGCCCCATTTGCAGCAAAAAAAGCAATAGGATCCACAGCCGATACTCCAGGAAGCTTTTGGACCTGCCTGTTTCGGGGCATTTGGCAAGAGTTAAGCTCAAAGCAAGGAAATACTTTTGTGATAACCCTGCGTGCCACCGAAAAATCTTTACGGAGCGTTTTGATTCTGAAATTAAGCCTTATTACAGAAGAATGCTGCGTTCCAATGACCTGCTAGCAAGAATGGCACTTGAACTGGGCGGGAATACGGGTGCTACCATCAGCAGGTATGTGGGCATACCCGTAAGTCCGTCTACCGTATTACGCGTGGTTAAAAAGCTGGAAATACAATCTAAAACATTGACCTCGGGAATCATTGGGGTGGATGATTGGGCATTCAAAAAGGGAAGAACGTACGGAACTGTTCTTGTTGATTTGGAAAGAAAGGAAGTGATCGACCTGTTGCCGGATCGGGAGTCGGAAACCCTAGCCGAATGGCTTAAAAAACATCCAGAAATAAAAACAGTTTCCCGTGACCGGTATGGACCTTATGCATTAGGGGTGAAAAAAGGCGCCCCACAAGCTCATCAGGTAGCAGACCGCTTTCATTTATTAATGAATCTTGGAGAAGCAGTCAAAAGAGTTATTCAATCCAAAGGAAAAGAGCTGAAGGAGGTATTCAATCTCTACAATAATCCCCAAAAGGAGCATGCACCTGCAGCTCCAAGGCCACAGCCGGTTCAGTGCACCCCAGAGTTGGAAACATCCGGGGATTCTGTTGCAAACATTAGTATTGATAGACAGCATAAATTCGAGCAAGTGAAAAAATTATACAATGCAGGTTATTCGATAAGGCAAATCGCCAAAACGGTAAATGTATCACGGACAACCACCCAGAAATATGTGCATATGGAGCAACTGCCCAAAAGGGAATCCTGCACTATCACTAACCTGGATGCTTTCCTTGACTTTTTGCTACAGGAAAACAATCGAGGTAAAACTTATCGGGAATTACACCAGATCATAACCCAGATGGGCTTTAATGGTAAGTATTCGCAGTTTTGTTTCAAAATGAACAAAATGCAACCCTCGTTCAGAGCCAAGAAAATAAACCCCACACCTATAAAAACATGGTCGCCAACCAAGTTATCCTTTATGTTATACCTGGAGCCGGATCAACTTCCGCGGAAGGATGACCAGGACTTCCTCAAGCTCCTGTATGAGAAATGTCCTGATATAAAACAGATGGAACAGTTAGTAAAAAGCTTTAAAAACCTTTTTCTCCTTAAGGAAGATGGGTCACTGATGAAATGGATAGATGAAACCGCCAAATCTGAATGCGGCTTAAAAAATTTCGCCAAAAATATCTTGAAGGATTATGAAGCCGTAAATAATGCCGTGATCACACCCTTTAGTAATGGGCAGGTGGAAGGGCAAGTCAACCGGATTAAAAATATCAAAAGAAAAATGTATGGCAGAGCCAGCTTTGAGCTGTTAAGAAAAATGGTACTAGCGAAATCTGCATAA
- a CDS encoding helix-turn-helix domain-containing protein, with protein MGKTVLKVQRSEAGEIKKLLNTNDDYTVGVRLFLVYLVALGHSSRKLAELHDISFKQITNWVHRYEKEGIEGLKDRKGRGRRSALSEDQLKRIKSLVLLESPNQHGLTSEKWTGPLLVKWIKNEYGLEYQKAQVYNLLEKVGITFEKKRGLINKV; from the coding sequence ATGGGAAAAACTGTATTGAAAGTCCAGCGGTCAGAAGCCGGAGAGATCAAGAAGCTATTAAACACAAATGACGACTATACCGTGGGCGTAAGACTGTTTCTTGTATACTTAGTGGCCTTGGGCCATTCCTCCAGGAAGCTGGCTGAACTTCATGATATAAGCTTTAAGCAGATAACCAACTGGGTGCATCGATACGAAAAAGAAGGGATTGAAGGATTGAAAGATCGAAAAGGACGAGGTAGGCGCAGTGCCCTATCGGAAGATCAACTAAAGAGAATTAAGTCATTAGTCCTCTTGGAAAGCCCGAACCAGCACGGATTAACATCGGAAAAATGGACCGGCCCCCTTCTGGTGAAATGGATCAAAAATGAATATGGATTAGAGTATCAGAAGGCTCAGGTATACAATCTGCTTGAGAAAGTCGGCATTACATTTGAAAAGAAGCGCGGATTGATAAATAAAGTGTAA
- the istB gene encoding IS21-like element helper ATPase IstB — MNEHNTVEKMRRMRMNAMAALYHRSISEHLYQDYTLDDFLSLLVDTEWESRQNRNIDSLIQRAGFKQAASASDIDYQTQRGLDKTTFERLLGLNFIKKKENIIITGYSGCGKSFLAQSIGVKACQMLHRTMYYNTARFFDLAKLAKLQGTYSKLIKRIQKTELLILDDFGLVPIDQAARNVLMDVIEERHETSSTIIATQIPVANWHGLIGESTAADAILDRIVFSSHRIELEGESFRRKKQLSH, encoded by the coding sequence ATGAATGAACACAACACCGTAGAAAAGATGCGCCGCATGCGCATGAATGCCATGGCGGCCCTTTACCACCGCAGTATCAGCGAACACCTTTATCAGGATTATACCCTGGATGACTTTCTTTCCCTGTTGGTAGATACTGAATGGGAAAGCCGACAGAACCGAAATATTGATAGCCTGATCCAGCGTGCTGGCTTTAAACAGGCCGCTTCTGCTTCAGATATTGATTACCAAACTCAACGAGGTTTAGATAAAACAACCTTTGAAAGGCTACTGGGGCTTAACTTTATTAAAAAAAAGGAAAATATCATAATTACTGGCTATAGTGGCTGCGGTAAAAGTTTTCTGGCTCAGAGCATAGGTGTTAAAGCCTGTCAAATGCTGCATCGAACAATGTATTACAATACGGCGCGGTTCTTTGACCTGGCCAAACTCGCTAAACTGCAAGGTACTTACTCTAAACTGATCAAGCGGATACAAAAAACGGAGCTGCTCATCCTGGACGACTTTGGACTCGTTCCTATTGATCAGGCTGCCAGGAATGTGCTAATGGATGTCATTGAAGAACGACATGAAACCTCTTCAACCATTATTGCCACACAGATACCGGTAGCAAATTGGCATGGCCTGATTGGAGAAAGTACAGCTGCCGACGCGATATTAGACCGGATCGTTTTCTCCTCTCACCGAATTGAACTAGAAGGTGAATCTTTCCGGAGAAAAAAACAATTGAGTCATTAA